One Heptranchias perlo isolate sHepPer1 unplaced genomic scaffold, sHepPer1.hap1 HAP1_SCAFFOLD_43, whole genome shotgun sequence genomic window carries:
- the LOC137312568 gene encoding histone H2A-like yields the protein MSGRGKTGGKARVKAKSRSSRAGLQFPVSRMRRLLRKGNYAERVGAGAPVYLAAVLEYLTAEILELAGNAALENMKIRNIPRHLQLAIRNDEKLNKLLGRVTIAQGGVLPNIQAVLLPKKSPGSIKNKWSGPDLI from the coding sequence atgtctggaagaggaaaaaccggcggtaaagctcgggtcaaggccaagtctcgctcatcccgggccggactgcagttccctgtcagCCGTATGcgcaggctcctgcgaaaggggaactacgctgaacgtgtgggtgccggagccccggtctatctggcggctgtgctcgagtatctgacggctgaaatcctcgagctggccggcaacgcggccctggAAAACATGAAGATTCGcaacatccccagacacctgcagctggccatccgcaacgacgagaagctcaacaagctgctgggaagggtgaccatcgctcagggcggggtgctgcctaatattcaGGCCGTGCTGCTCCCGAAGAAAAGCCCTGGGAGCATCAAGAACAAGTGGAGCGGCCCAGATTTAATCTAA